Proteins from a genomic interval of Salinivibrio kushneri:
- the pspG gene encoding envelope stress response protein PspG: MIEILFLIGFAVVLFMTGVSIMGMVLAMLAGFAVMMLAGMIGTLLKLLPWLLVIALVVWLVKRQRRGRKGEPEVIINEKRWARFRRR; this comes from the coding sequence ATGATCGAAATACTCTTTCTGATTGGCTTTGCTGTTGTATTGTTCATGACAGGCGTGAGCATCATGGGCATGGTGCTGGCCATGCTGGCAGGCTTTGCTGTGATGATGTTGGCCGGGATGATAGGGACCCTGCTTAAGCTACTACCATGGCTTTTGGTGATCGCTTTGGTCGTTTGGCTGGTTAAACGCCAGCGTCGCGGCCGCAAAGGTGAGCCGGAAGTGATTATCAATGAAAAGCGCTGGGCACGATTCCGTCGCCGCTAA
- a CDS encoding TIGR04219 family outer membrane beta-barrel protein, protein MKTTSMTLAAAAFTALLAMPSQAATLAGGKVGADAWFMDADVNNVEADDASTAGSYYAAIEHPLPLIPNAKIRQTSVSVDGADTGKVDFDQIDFVAYYEFLDNDLVSVDAGINMQRFQSGKFQGQSFDEWQPNIYADARVGLVGTPLFVFATVSKGEFDGSSTLDAEAGLQYQLGLVAADLNVRGGYRMIDHDFDYFDNNKGELDLTGFFVGAELDF, encoded by the coding sequence ATGAAAACCACTTCAATGACGCTTGCCGCCGCAGCGTTTACCGCGCTACTGGCCATGCCGTCTCAAGCAGCCACCCTTGCCGGGGGAAAAGTCGGCGCTGATGCTTGGTTTATGGATGCTGACGTCAATAATGTAGAAGCCGATGATGCGAGCACGGCTGGCTCTTACTATGCGGCAATTGAGCACCCACTTCCGCTGATCCCCAATGCAAAAATCCGTCAAACGTCGGTGAGTGTTGATGGAGCAGATACGGGAAAAGTTGATTTTGACCAAATCGATTTTGTTGCCTACTACGAGTTTCTCGATAACGATCTCGTATCGGTGGATGCGGGCATTAATATGCAGCGTTTCCAATCTGGCAAGTTTCAAGGACAAAGCTTTGACGAGTGGCAACCGAACATTTATGCCGATGCACGTGTAGGTCTAGTCGGCACGCCTTTATTTGTATTTGCCACCGTGAGCAAAGGCGAGTTTGATGGTAGCAGCACCTTGGATGCCGAAGCGGGCTTGCAATATCAGTTAGGTTTAGTGGCCGCTGATTTGAACGTACGAGGCGGGTATCGGATGATTGATCACGATTTCGATTATTTTGACAATAACAAAGGTGAGCTTGATCTGACTGGCTTCTTTGTTGGTGCAGAGCTCGACTTTTAA
- the dusA gene encoding tRNA dihydrouridine(20/20a) synthase DusA, which produces MTTPSKTAASPDMTPKTVMQRFSVAPMLDWTDRHCRYFHRLLSEHTLLFTEMVTTGAIIHGKADYLAYHEQEHPVALQLGGSDPADLATCAKLAAERGYDEINLNVGCPSDRVQNGRFGACLMAEPELVAQCVAAMREVTDVPITVKTRIGIDEQDSYEFLTDFVGIVSEKSGCDMFTVHARKAWLKGLSPKENREIPPLDYPRVYQLKKDFPRLTLAINGGVKSLEEAEQHLAHLDGVMVGRQAYQSPFMLAEVDQRLFGKTTPRITRRQAVEAMFPYIEQQLTYGAQLNHISRHMLGLFQNMPGARQWRRYISENAHKPGAGIEVLTTAMGHIPEQWLDA; this is translated from the coding sequence ATGACTACCCCCAGCAAAACCGCCGCCAGCCCTGATATGACGCCAAAAACGGTGATGCAGCGTTTCTCTGTTGCGCCCATGCTTGATTGGACCGATCGTCACTGCCGTTATTTTCATCGCTTACTATCAGAACACACGTTGTTGTTTACCGAGATGGTGACCACAGGTGCGATCATTCATGGTAAAGCGGATTACCTTGCTTACCACGAGCAGGAGCATCCGGTGGCGTTGCAACTGGGGGGATCGGATCCGGCGGATTTGGCAACATGCGCTAAGCTGGCGGCCGAGCGTGGTTATGATGAAATTAACCTCAACGTTGGTTGCCCGTCGGATCGGGTGCAAAACGGGCGATTTGGGGCGTGCTTAATGGCTGAACCTGAGCTGGTGGCGCAGTGCGTGGCCGCGATGCGTGAAGTGACTGATGTACCTATTACGGTGAAAACCCGCATTGGCATTGATGAGCAAGATAGCTATGAATTTTTGACTGACTTTGTGGGTATCGTCAGTGAAAAGAGTGGCTGCGATATGTTTACTGTGCATGCGCGCAAGGCGTGGTTGAAAGGTCTGAGCCCTAAAGAAAATCGGGAGATCCCGCCGCTGGATTACCCGCGTGTGTACCAGCTGAAAAAAGATTTTCCGCGCCTGACGCTTGCCATCAATGGCGGGGTGAAAAGCCTTGAGGAGGCGGAGCAGCACCTTGCGCATCTTGATGGTGTGATGGTTGGCCGCCAAGCCTATCAGAGCCCGTTTATGTTGGCCGAGGTCGATCAGCGTTTATTTGGTAAGACAACTCCTCGCATTACACGTCGCCAAGCCGTCGAGGCGATGTTCCCATACATCGAGCAGCAGCTTACTTACGGGGCGCAACTCAATCATATCAGCCGCCATATGTTAGGTCTGTTCCAAAATATGCCAGGCGCGCGGCAGTGGCGCCGTTATATCAGCGAGAATGCGCACAAGCCGGGCGCGGGGATTGAGGTACTGACCACTGCAATGGGCCATATCCCTGAGCAATGGCTTGACGCCTGA